From the bacterium genome, one window contains:
- a CDS encoding tungsten formylmethanofuran dehydrogenase: protein MILSRRLDDKMLRMLKQGKSFFHIGCAGHEAAQVAAGFAMKPGKDWFYPYYRDQALTMSVGMTAQEIMLCFLAKADDPNSGGRQMPQHYGHKQHRIVSQSSPTGTQFLQAVGCAMGAVKEKTDEIVYVSSGEGTTSQGDFHEALNWASREKFPVIFFIEDNKYAISVPIWQQTAGNSIFKIGAGYENLNCFEMDGTNFLETYATVKEASQMARSGNGPCLVVADVIRLLPHSSSDDQRKYRKEEDLAKDRGRDPIEQMSLFLIKNNMMTAAEDKTFREICHKEVDDAAEWAEAQASPEKITATKFVFSEEPDELEYEKSKPSGNPIVLVDAINHAMAEEMERNPKMIMFGEDIQDDKGGVFTATKGLSKKFGNDRVFNSPLAESSIVGTAIGLATRGWKPVVEIQFGDYVWTAMMQIRNELATMRYRSNNNWACPLVIRIPIGGYIHGALCHSQNIESFFAHIPGLKIALPSNAADAKGLLKTAIRCDDPVLFLEHKGLYRQGFAQSPEPNAEYLLPYGKAVVKRKGADVTIVTYGMMVSKSINAAKVAEEKHGIKTEVIDLRTIVPLDVDTIITSIKKTGKCIVVHEDCEFGGFGGEIVAQIIHQGFEYLDGPVRRVAAKDSPIPYNWFLEEVILPQDQNIVHAIETLAKY, encoded by the coding sequence ATGATCCTCTCCCGCCGTTTGGATGATAAAATGCTGCGTATGCTCAAACAAGGAAAAAGTTTTTTCCATATCGGATGCGCCGGACATGAAGCGGCTCAGGTTGCGGCAGGCTTTGCGATGAAACCGGGCAAGGACTGGTTCTATCCGTACTACCGTGATCAGGCATTGACGATGAGCGTGGGAATGACGGCGCAGGAAATCATGCTGTGTTTCCTAGCCAAAGCGGATGATCCCAATTCCGGCGGGCGCCAGATGCCTCAGCACTACGGACACAAACAGCATCGTATCGTATCTCAATCCAGTCCGACCGGAACCCAATTCCTTCAGGCCGTCGGCTGCGCCATGGGCGCCGTGAAGGAAAAAACGGACGAGATCGTGTACGTTTCATCCGGCGAAGGCACCACCTCCCAGGGTGATTTTCATGAAGCGCTCAACTGGGCCAGCCGCGAAAAATTTCCCGTTATCTTTTTTATTGAAGACAATAAGTATGCGATCTCCGTTCCGATCTGGCAGCAAACAGCGGGCAATTCCATATTCAAGATAGGCGCCGGATACGAAAATCTCAATTGTTTTGAAATGGACGGAACCAATTTTCTGGAAACCTATGCGACGGTTAAAGAGGCGTCCCAAATGGCGCGCAGCGGTAACGGGCCTTGTTTGGTCGTAGCGGACGTGATACGCCTGCTCCCGCATTCGTCATCCGATGACCAGCGAAAATACCGCAAGGAAGAAGATCTCGCCAAAGACCGCGGACGCGATCCGATCGAGCAAATGTCGCTCTTCCTGATTAAAAATAATATGATGACGGCAGCCGAAGACAAAACGTTCCGCGAAATTTGCCACAAGGAAGTAGACGACGCTGCGGAGTGGGCAGAAGCACAAGCTTCTCCGGAAAAAATTACCGCAACAAAATTTGTTTTTTCGGAAGAGCCCGATGAACTGGAGTATGAAAAATCTAAACCGTCCGGAAATCCTATCGTTCTGGTCGACGCCATCAATCATGCGATGGCCGAAGAGATGGAACGCAATCCGAAAATGATCATGTTCGGCGAGGATATCCAGGATGATAAAGGCGGCGTCTTCACCGCTACCAAAGGGTTATCAAAAAAATTCGGTAACGATCGCGTGTTTAATTCTCCCCTCGCGGAATCAAGTATTGTCGGAACCGCCATCGGCCTGGCCACGCGCGGATGGAAGCCGGTGGTGGAAATTCAGTTCGGCGATTACGTGTGGACCGCAATGATGCAGATCCGTAATGAACTTGCCACCATGCGTTACCGCTCCAATAATAACTGGGCATGTCCCCTGGTTATACGTATTCCCATCGGCGGATATATTCACGGTGCGTTATGCCATTCGCAAAATATCGAATCGTTTTTTGCTCATATTCCCGGCCTGAAGATCGCATTGCCTTCGAATGCCGCCGATGCTAAAGGGTTGCTCAAAACCGCGATCCGCTGCGATGATCCCGTATTATTTCTCGAGCATAAAGGGCTGTACCGACAGGGATTTGCCCAGAGTCCCGAACCCAATGCGGAATATTTATTGCCTTACGGTAAAGCGGTTGTCAAACGCAAGGGCGCCGATGTCACGATCGTCACGTACGGAATGATGGTATCGAAATCAATCAACGCTGCAAAAGTTGCAGAAGAGAAACACGGCATCAAAACGGAAGTGATCGATCTCCGGACCATCGTTCCACTCGATGTGGATACGATCATAACCTCGATCAAGAAAACAGGAAAGTGTATTGTAGTGCACGAGGACTGCGAATTCGGCGGATTCGGCGGCGAGATCGTCGCGCAGATCATACATCAGGGATTCGAATATCTCGACGGCCCCGTCCGGCGTGTTGCAGCAAAAGATTCTCCTATTCCATACAACTGGTTCCTCGAAGAAGTCATTCTGCCGCAAGATCAAAACATTGTTCATGCGATCGAGACATTGGCGAAGTATTAA
- a CDS encoding citrate transporter — protein sequence MIPQLFHGAQGTAPAILGIRFEFILFGLTLLGVALYHHRTLQVALTGLAAITIYKLTVIGFDIVVHVQHEASILINLLGLLLGFAILAKHFEESRIPDLLPSWLPSGWVGGFVLLWLVWIMSAFLDNIAAAMIGGTIALVVFKKKVHIGYLAAMVAASNAGGAGSVVGDTTTTMMWIDGVSAFAVMPAFLPAAVALLSFGIFASKQQFGYQPIVASETGDIKINWVKILVVAMILAGAISTNVLLDFPAAGVWIAIFIGALFCKTEWREVNHAVKGTVFLLALVLCASMMPVEELPSASWQSAFALGFISSIFDNIPLTKLALQQGGYDWAVLAYAVGFGGSMVWFGSSAGVAISNIFPEAKSVGLWLKHGWHIIIAYVVGFFAMLWILGWEPDAPHKATDAAKGHSQVIMQK from the coding sequence ATGATACCTCAGTTATTTCACGGTGCGCAGGGGACGGCGCCGGCTATTTTAGGTATCCGTTTCGAATTTATTCTGTTCGGCCTGACTTTACTGGGTGTAGCACTATACCACCATCGTACTTTACAGGTTGCGTTGACTGGACTTGCCGCTATCACGATTTATAAATTGACGGTTATCGGATTTGACATTGTTGTACATGTTCAGCACGAAGCATCTATCTTAATCAATTTGCTAGGCCTCCTATTGGGTTTTGCCATTCTGGCAAAACATTTTGAGGAATCGCGTATACCGGACTTGCTGCCGAGTTGGCTTCCGTCGGGATGGGTCGGCGGCTTTGTTCTTCTGTGGCTTGTTTGGATCATGTCGGCATTTCTGGATAATATTGCGGCCGCTATGATCGGAGGAACTATTGCGCTGGTTGTGTTCAAGAAAAAGGTTCACATCGGGTATCTTGCCGCTATGGTAGCGGCAAGCAACGCGGGCGGCGCCGGGAGCGTCGTAGGCGATACGACCACCACGATGATGTGGATCGACGGCGTTTCAGCGTTTGCAGTTATGCCGGCGTTTTTACCTGCGGCGGTTGCGCTGTTGTCCTTTGGTATTTTTGCATCCAAGCAACAATTCGGGTATCAGCCGATCGTTGCTTCCGAAACCGGTGACATCAAGATCAACTGGGTCAAAATACTGGTTGTTGCCATGATTCTGGCGGGCGCGATTTCGACCAACGTACTACTCGATTTTCCAGCGGCGGGTGTTTGGATTGCCATCTTCATCGGTGCGCTTTTCTGTAAAACCGAATGGCGTGAAGTGAATCACGCGGTAAAAGGAACCGTATTTCTTCTGGCACTTGTTTTATGCGCTTCCATGATGCCTGTGGAGGAACTGCCTTCCGCTTCATGGCAATCTGCATTTGCGCTTGGGTTTATCTCGTCGATCTTTGATAATATCCCCTTGACAAAATTAGCGCTGCAGCAAGGCGGTTACGATTGGGCTGTTCTTGCATATGCCGTTGGTTTTGGCGGATCAATGGTTTGGTTCGGTTCATCGGCAGGCGTTGCCATTTCCAATATTTTCCCGGAAGCCAAATCGGTTGGCTTGTGGCTGAAGCACGGGTGGCATATTATTATAGCTTATGTGGTCGGCTTTTTTGCGATGCTTTGGATATTGGGCTGGGAACCGGATGCACCTCACAAAGCGACCGATGCGGCGAAAGGACATTCTCAGGTGATTATGCAAAAATAA
- the mreC gene encoding rod shape-determining protein MreC gives MFWKLKNFLDGFYQIIDVYKNHFVFLFLIIISAILLQTNANPQITFFRQRAIYLSALIGEQFSRLPRVWKYEDQNRTLELQNAELAKRNIVLEDAYLENIKLRQMLKFKDRFPMNTIPAHIIMKAPDPNLSTITLDKGRDDGVSEYQNVITDRGLVGIITHAEDRYSVCQIMLDKTFRAAAKIQRTRLSGIVLWQGLPNEVGFYGVLKNLDVRVGDVILTSEYSEFFLPNFRVGIVHEINNEIEGIFKNIHVKTSVDFDMIEDVFIVTDTSKVSSARIGFENYFFGNE, from the coding sequence ATGTTTTGGAAGTTAAAAAATTTTCTGGACGGTTTTTATCAGATCATCGATGTTTATAAAAATCATTTTGTTTTTCTTTTCCTCATTATTATTTCCGCGATCTTACTTCAGACAAATGCCAATCCACAAATTACGTTTTTTAGACAACGCGCTATTTACTTGTCTGCGCTGATCGGCGAGCAGTTTAGCCGTCTTCCCCGCGTGTGGAAATACGAAGATCAAAACCGTACGTTAGAGCTGCAGAACGCGGAACTGGCCAAACGTAATATTGTATTGGAAGATGCGTATCTCGAAAACATCAAGCTCAGGCAGATGTTAAAATTCAAAGACCGTTTTCCGATGAACACGATCCCTGCGCACATTATCATGAAAGCGCCCGACCCGAATCTCAGTACGATCACGCTCGATAAAGGCCGCGATGACGGCGTGTCTGAGTATCAAAACGTTATTACCGACCGAGGTTTAGTCGGAATTATTACTCACGCGGAAGACCGGTACTCGGTTTGCCAAATCATGCTCGATAAAACCTTCCGCGCAGCCGCAAAAATCCAGCGTACCCGTCTCAGCGGTATCGTTCTATGGCAAGGATTGCCGAATGAAGTCGGGTTTTATGGCGTACTGAAAAACCTGGATGTACGAGTGGGCGACGTCATCCTGACATCCGAATACAGCGAGTTTTTTCTCCCGAATTTCCGGGTCGGTATTGTCCACGAAATCAATAATGAGATCGAGGGCATTTTCAAAAATATTCACGTGAAAACAAGCGTCGACTTTGATATGATAGAGGACGTCTTTATCGTAACAGATACTTCAAAAGTTTCTTCTGCCAGAATAGGTTTTGAAAATTATTTTTTCGGAAATGAATAG
- the purH gene encoding bifunctional phosphoribosylaminoimidazolecarboxamide formyltransferase/IMP cyclohydrolase, whose translation MIKRALISVSDKTGIVELAKALHGLGIGIISTGGTATALQTAGIPVIKISDVTSFPEMMDGRVKTLHPKIHGGLLALRNNSTHMAEAKKHGIEMIDMVVVNLYPFEATISKPDVHLEEAIENIDIGGPSMIRSASKNYKDVVVLVDPSDYAKTLDELKSGGNVSRETRYDLMVKAFEHTARYDGIISSYFGGKRPVATNEFPASISVNLKKIQHLRYGENPHQLASFYSSAAQTKKFYEQLHGKELSYNNIIDLDACVRIVSDFDKPCCVIVKHTNPCGIAVNNGLHTAYQNARATDPVSAFGGVIGFNDKVTAKIAQEIGDVFVEAVIAPEFDGEALSIMEKKKNIRLIKYNFTESKKAAAQLPEIKKAFDGYLVQHSDNHLVNFSDKAQWKVVTKRQPTVDEMHALEFGWRVVKHVKSNAIVYSSKDRTLGIGAGQMSRVDSAEIAVLKSKNAKLDLKGSAIASDAFFPFRDGIDAAAKAGAVAVIQPGGSVKDQEVIDAANEHNMTMIFTSIRHFKH comes from the coding sequence ATGATCAAACGCGCGCTCATCAGCGTCTCAGACAAAACCGGGATTGTTGAATTAGCCAAAGCCCTGCACGGCTTAGGTATTGGTATTATCTCCACCGGCGGAACCGCTACGGCTCTGCAAACGGCCGGAATTCCGGTCATTAAAATTTCCGACGTCACTTCGTTTCCTGAAATGATGGACGGCCGTGTCAAGACGCTGCATCCCAAAATTCACGGCGGACTTTTGGCCCTGCGAAATAATTCCACCCACATGGCCGAAGCAAAAAAACACGGCATCGAGATGATCGATATGGTCGTCGTCAATCTCTATCCATTCGAAGCCACGATCTCCAAACCGGACGTGCATCTTGAAGAAGCCATCGAAAACATTGACATCGGCGGCCCTTCGATGATCCGTTCCGCCTCAAAAAATTATAAAGATGTCGTCGTGCTGGTTGATCCTTCGGATTATGCCAAAACGCTGGACGAACTCAAATCCGGCGGCAACGTCTCGCGGGAAACGCGTTATGATCTCATGGTTAAGGCGTTTGAGCATACCGCGCGTTACGATGGCATCATTTCAAGTTATTTCGGCGGGAAGCGCCCCGTTGCGACGAATGAATTTCCAGCCTCCATATCGGTCAACCTGAAGAAGATCCAGCATTTACGCTACGGCGAAAACCCGCACCAACTGGCGTCATTCTACTCGTCTGCCGCGCAGACGAAAAAATTTTACGAACAGCTTCACGGCAAGGAATTATCCTACAATAACATCATTGATCTTGACGCCTGTGTGCGTATCGTTTCCGACTTTGACAAACCGTGCTGCGTGATCGTGAAACACACCAATCCCTGTGGCATAGCTGTTAATAACGGTCTTCACACGGCCTATCAAAACGCTCGCGCAACCGATCCGGTATCGGCCTTCGGCGGCGTCATTGGTTTTAATGATAAAGTGACCGCGAAGATCGCGCAAGAGATCGGCGACGTCTTTGTCGAAGCTGTGATCGCGCCGGAATTTGATGGCGAAGCCTTGTCGATAATGGAAAAAAAGAAGAATATCCGCCTGATCAAATATAATTTTACTGAATCAAAAAAAGCGGCGGCACAACTTCCGGAAATCAAAAAAGCGTTTGACGGCTATCTCGTTCAGCATAGCGATAATCATCTCGTCAATTTTTCCGACAAGGCCCAATGGAAAGTGGTTACCAAACGCCAGCCAACCGTGGACGAAATGCATGCGCTGGAATTCGGTTGGCGCGTTGTCAAACATGTCAAATCCAACGCGATCGTCTATTCCTCGAAAGACCGTACTCTGGGCATCGGCGCCGGACAAATGTCGCGCGTGGATTCCGCCGAGATTGCCGTTTTGAAATCGAAAAACGCTAAACTCGATCTTAAAGGCTCCGCTATCGCCTCGGATGCCTTTTTCCCGTTTCGTGACGGTATTGACGCTGCCGCCAAAGCCGGCGCAGTCGCGGTGATACAGCCCGGCGGCTCAGTTAAGGACCAGGAAGTTATCGATGCGGCCAACGAACATAATATGACCATGATTTTTACGTCGATTCGACATTTCAAACATTAA
- the mreD gene encoding rod shape-determining protein MreD, translating into MRRKRNQLILSLALTALVFYFLQTTFINPFLSVGHSVPDLLLILTLFVGVRLGQLSGSFLGFLAGLLQDVLINFYGLNALCKTVVGFSAKYFKTEKVLLVEKYYFPIVVFFSSIVHSIIFFGFQSLDADLNFYTLFMNYGVPNALYSSVMAFILWLLTPNAFLDFINYDAKHEY; encoded by the coding sequence ATGCGACGCAAAAGAAATCAATTGATCCTGAGCCTAGCGCTCACGGCTTTAGTTTTTTATTTTCTTCAAACGACCTTTATCAATCCTTTCCTGTCCGTCGGGCACAGTGTTCCTGACTTGCTTTTGATATTAACGTTATTCGTGGGTGTCCGCTTGGGGCAACTCAGCGGTTCATTCCTTGGTTTCCTGGCCGGCTTGCTTCAAGACGTTTTGATTAATTTTTACGGATTGAATGCGCTATGCAAAACCGTTGTCGGATTTTCTGCAAAATATTTCAAGACGGAAAAAGTGTTACTGGTCGAAAAATATTATTTTCCGATCGTTGTCTTTTTTAGCTCCATCGTTCACAGCATTATCTTTTTCGGATTCCAGTCACTGGATGCCGATTTGAATTTTTATACACTTTTTATGAATTACGGCGTGCCAAATGCGTTGTACAGCTCAGTTATGGCATTTATTTTATGGCTATTGACGCCCAACGCCTTTCTTGATTTTATCAACTACGACGCGAAGCACGAATATTAA
- a CDS encoding ABC transporter permease, whose amino-acid sequence MNKLLLIIQREYVSRVTKKSFILTTLLVPVGLAILPAIIFFMARSNNVDRVAVADETGLFAGKLNNSRLIAFEFENQPMESLKQNYKKKKYDGILHIPKFDLENPKGIRYYSSRSLGFNASFYLQSELAREIEKLRLNKAGLDEKFIENLKSKMSIETIILSEEGEKSDNKVVALVTAFIMGIIIYITLIIYGVMVMNGVVEEKANRIMEVIVSSVQPFQMLMGKILGIAAVGLTQLAGWTIISVVLGQVAFAVFGGQLSNVQADTLTQSGINARDAEAMAVFMKNIDSINFTELFVLFIFYFFGGYLFYASLYAAAASGANDPGDVQSLSFPVTIPIIVAFFVLQIAVNDPNGAVAFWGSLIPFTSPIVMLGRIPFGVPIWQTLLSMACLISGFLFTTWIAAKIYRVGILMYGKKVTLKELGKWIFYKG is encoded by the coding sequence ATGAATAAATTACTGCTTATCATCCAGCGCGAGTACGTCAGCCGTGTCACCAAAAAATCGTTTATTCTAACGACCCTGCTCGTACCCGTCGGGCTTGCCATATTACCGGCCATTATTTTTTTTATGGCCCGCTCAAATAACGTAGACCGCGTGGCTGTTGCAGATGAAACCGGATTATTTGCCGGTAAACTTAATAATTCACGGTTGATCGCTTTTGAATTTGAAAATCAGCCGATGGAGAGCCTCAAGCAAAATTACAAGAAAAAAAAATACGACGGCATCCTCCATATTCCGAAATTTGATCTGGAAAATCCGAAAGGCATACGGTATTATTCCAGCCGAAGTCTGGGTTTTAATGCAAGTTTTTATCTTCAGAGCGAACTCGCACGCGAGATCGAAAAATTAAGACTCAACAAAGCAGGCCTTGATGAAAAATTTATTGAAAACCTCAAATCAAAGATGTCGATTGAAACCATCATACTAAGCGAGGAGGGCGAAAAATCGGACAATAAAGTGGTCGCGCTCGTCACCGCTTTTATTATGGGAATTATTATCTATATCACGCTGATCATTTACGGCGTCATGGTGATGAACGGCGTCGTTGAAGAAAAAGCGAACCGCATTATGGAAGTGATCGTTTCCTCGGTTCAGCCCTTTCAGATGCTGATGGGAAAAATCCTAGGTATCGCGGCAGTCGGCTTAACGCAGTTGGCCGGCTGGACCATCATAAGCGTTGTTCTTGGGCAAGTTGCCTTTGCTGTATTCGGCGGGCAATTGAGTAATGTTCAAGCCGACACACTTACGCAAAGCGGTATCAATGCGCGCGACGCCGAAGCGATGGCCGTATTCATGAAAAATATCGACAGTATTAATTTCACCGAGTTATTCGTTTTGTTTATTTTTTATTTCTTCGGCGGATATTTGTTCTACGCATCGCTTTACGCCGCAGCCGCTTCCGGCGCCAACGATCCCGGCGACGTGCAGTCGTTGTCTTTTCCTGTCACTATTCCTATTATCGTCGCTTTTTTTGTTTTGCAGATCGCGGTCAACGACCCAAACGGTGCAGTTGCTTTCTGGGGTTCGCTGATCCCTTTCACTTCGCCAATCGTCATGCTTGGACGAATTCCTTTCGGCGTACCGATTTGGCAAACGCTCTTATCCATGGCCTGTCTGATCTCCGGCTTTTTATTCACCACGTGGATTGCTGCAAAAATTTATCGTGTCGGCATACTTATGTACGGCAAAAAAGTGACGTTAAAAGAATTGGGGAAATGGATCTTTTATAAGGGATAA
- a CDS encoding rod shape-determining protein, which produces MEIFNIFNNEIAIDLGTANTLVYVRNKGVVINEPSIVAINKRSNKLIAIGQEAKEMMGRTHDEIVVVRPLKDGVIADFEMTELMLQEFIRKVSPARFMGKRVVIGVPVGITMVEQRAVRDSAEHAGAKEVYLVAEPMAAAIGVGIDITESKGSMIMDIGGGTAEIAVIALSGIVCDRSIRNAGDELTKAIVQYFRIQHNLLLGDQTAEEIKCTIGSAVPLPKELTMEIKGRDIVSGIPRTLATDSAEVRKALNEPISKIIEGTKNTLERTPPELASDILDRGIVLTGGGALIKGLDERIKKETGLPVIVAEDPLTAVVRGVGIVLENLSKYQQVILKAKKY; this is translated from the coding sequence ATGGAAATCTTTAATATTTTCAATAACGAAATCGCTATCGACCTCGGAACTGCAAACACCTTGGTTTATGTCAGAAATAAAGGCGTCGTGATCAACGAACCGTCCATCGTCGCTATCAATAAGCGAAGCAACAAGCTCATAGCCATCGGTCAGGAAGCCAAAGAAATGATGGGCCGTACGCATGATGAAATCGTAGTCGTGCGCCCGCTCAAGGACGGTGTCATCGCAGATTTTGAAATGACCGAGTTGATGCTCCAGGAATTTATCCGCAAAGTCAGTCCGGCGCGGTTCATGGGTAAACGCGTCGTGATCGGCGTTCCCGTCGGTATCACGATGGTGGAACAGCGCGCGGTGCGCGATTCTGCCGAACATGCCGGCGCTAAGGAAGTGTACCTCGTAGCCGAGCCTATGGCGGCTGCGATCGGAGTCGGAATTGATATAACCGAGTCGAAGGGCAGTATGATCATGGATATCGGCGGCGGCACGGCAGAAATTGCCGTCATTGCCCTCAGCGGCATTGTTTGCGATCGATCCATCCGCAACGCCGGCGACGAACTCACCAAAGCAATCGTTCAATATTTTCGTATTCAGCATAATCTTCTGCTCGGAGATCAAACTGCCGAAGAGATCAAGTGCACGATCGGTTCTGCCGTACCTCTTCCTAAAGAACTCACCATGGAAATTAAAGGACGCGATATCGTTTCCGGTATTCCCCGCACGCTCGCAACCGATTCCGCGGAAGTTCGTAAAGCGCTGAACGAACCTATTTCCAAGATCATTGAAGGAACGAAGAATACACTGGAGCGGACGCCTCCTGAACTGGCCTCGGATATTCTCGACCGCGGCATCGTTTTGACCGGCGGCGGCGCACTGATCAAGGGTTTGGACGAACGCATTAAGAAAGAGACCGGATTACCGGTTATTGTTGCCGAAGACCCTCTTACGGCGGTTGTTCGCGGCGTCGGTATTGTGCTTGAAAATTTGTCCAAATATCAACAAGTGATCCTCAAAGCCAAAAAATATTAA
- a CDS encoding ABC transporter ATP-binding protein, which translates to MTDYPLLNIDNVVKRFNGFTAVDRISLTIPPKTIFGLLGPNGAGKTTLIRMITQITMPDEGRISFKGEKLNSMHSEDIGYLPEERGLYKQMKVGDHIIYLAQLRGLTAADANKKVRAWFEKFEISDWWNKKIEELSKGMQQKVQFIATVAHEPELLIFDEPFTGLDPINADLIKDEIYQLKEKGATIIFSTHRMEQVEEICDAIVLVNKGKKILDGGVKLIKQQFKKNIYKVTFEGALPAIQHPDFTVIKSSGEELLIQTKTHNTPNELLTFLMDKIEIHSFQELLPTLNEIFKEQVTQDGHE; encoded by the coding sequence ATGACTGATTATCCACTTTTGAACATCGACAACGTCGTCAAACGCTTCAACGGATTCACAGCGGTTGACCGGATCAGCTTAACTATTCCTCCTAAAACGATATTCGGCCTCCTCGGCCCGAATGGCGCCGGTAAAACAACGCTCATCCGCATGATCACTCAGATCACCATGCCGGACGAAGGGCGAATTTCGTTTAAAGGCGAAAAATTGAATTCGATGCATTCGGAGGATATCGGTTATCTTCCCGAAGAGCGCGGATTATATAAACAGATGAAAGTCGGCGACCATATTATTTATCTAGCGCAATTACGCGGCCTGACTGCGGCCGATGCAAACAAAAAGGTCCGCGCCTGGTTTGAAAAATTTGAGATCAGCGATTGGTGGAACAAAAAAATCGAAGAGCTTTCCAAAGGTATGCAGCAGAAAGTTCAGTTCATAGCCACAGTAGCGCATGAACCGGAGCTTCTGATCTTCGACGAACCTTTCACCGGCCTTGACCCGATTAATGCCGATCTGATTAAAGATGAAATTTATCAGCTCAAAGAAAAAGGCGCGACCATCATTTTTTCAACGCACCGCATGGAGCAGGTGGAAGAAATCTGCGACGCGATCGTATTGGTCAATAAAGGCAAAAAGATTCTCGATGGCGGCGTAAAGCTGATCAAACAGCAATTTAAGAAGAACATTTATAAAGTGACATTTGAAGGCGCTTTACCGGCCATTCAACATCCGGATTTTACAGTCATTAAGAGTTCCGGTGAAGAATTACTCATCCAGACCAAGACGCACAATACGCCAAACGAATTGCTGACTTTTTTGATGGATAAAATTGAAATACATTCATTTCAGGAACTCCTGCCAACGCTCAATGAAATATTCAAAGAACAAGTAACACAGGACGGCCATGAATAA